A window of Apium graveolens cultivar Ventura chromosome 8, ASM990537v1, whole genome shotgun sequence contains these coding sequences:
- the LOC141678591 gene encoding uncharacterized protein LOC141678591 encodes MEAITGDLTKLDGRSDDDKVESFSNKLCEIDVSNKLTIDPNPCRFLCECALDCFYTRKYELHEYLNLVSLCEMNIDAEKTQTHNLHIIFKAYLPDDKTTQTFKIPILLRVRQSILIVFAYVGNDRLTLGNFLDFPTDHLTDFDYGSDREVSQLNPAFSKVISKGKSLDKSPERGPTYRPSPQRKNMHRRTCLYNGDPELIKEIKCFKTDVGNSGGFEVGYYPLMERAGIPGTWICKYYDIENKPLPAYSLTKLRRISQLALCF; translated from the exons ATGGAGGCGATTACCGGAGATTTAACGAAACTTGATGGTAGATCAGATGATGATAAAGTTGAATCGTTCAGCAACAAACTTTGCGAAATAGATGTCTCTAATAAACTCACCATT GACCCTAACCCATGCCGTTTCCTCTGCGAGTGCGCTCTTGATTGCTTCTACACCAGGAAG TATGAATTGCACGAGTACTTGAATCTTGTCAGCTTATGTGAAATGAATATTGATGCTGAGAAGACTCAGACACATAACTTGCATATCATTTTCAAAGCCTACCTGCCGGATGATAAGACTACTCAAACCTTCAAAATACCAATACTTTTAAGGGTTCGCCAAAGCATACTGATAGTATTTGCATATGTGGGGAATGACCGCCTAACACTAGGAAATTTCCTTGACTTTCCTACTGATCACCTCACTGATTTTGACTACGGAAGCGACCGAGAGGTCTCTCAACTTAACCCTGCATTTTCAAAGGTAATTTCTAAAGGGAAGTCCCTGGACAAAAGCCCTGAAAGGGGTCCTACTTACCGTCCTTCACCTCAACGCAAAAACATGCATCGACGCACCTGTTTGTACAATGGAGACCCTGAATTGATTAAAGAGATTAAATGTTTCAAAACCGATGTGGGAAACAGTGGG GGTTTTGAGGTTGGATACTACCCACTGATGGAGCGGGCAGGGATTCCTGGTACTTGGATATGTAAATATTATGACATAGAAAACAAGCCTCTTCCTGCCTACAGTTTGACTAAACTACGTCGCATCTCTCAGTTGGCTCTTTGCTTCTAA